The following proteins are co-located in the Fibrobacterota bacterium genome:
- a CDS encoding flagellar basal body P-ring protein FlgI, which translates to MRNAIASTCIAFGLVAFPASASRIKDVARLDGLAETQLIGYGLVVGLKGTGDGPRTQFTTQSVVNMLRNTGIEVPRERIQVRNVAAVMVTAKLFPFLKRGSNIDVTVSSIGDAKSLEGGTLLMSPLQATDGEIYALAQGALSIGGINKDGPQGKSSYTKNHPMVGEIPNGAIVQKEAPGGAMTTEDLRISLANPDYSSAVAMAKSINANYKKPIAEAKDPVTVNVSVPEEFKGKRMEFIAEVENLDFMVSTVARVVLNEKTGTVIAGGNVSISEVAVSQGSIVVQVKDNQQAQISNTNAANSGTTQIQNSTSNEDVSVNEPKAEMKVLPTSSNVADLAKSLNALGVTPRDIIAI; encoded by the coding sequence ATGCGGAACGCCATCGCAAGTACCTGCATCGCTTTCGGGCTCGTCGCCTTCCCGGCCTCCGCCTCGCGCATCAAGGACGTGGCCAGGCTCGACGGCCTGGCTGAGACCCAGCTCATCGGCTACGGCCTGGTGGTGGGCCTCAAGGGCACGGGCGACGGCCCCCGTACCCAGTTTACGACCCAGAGCGTGGTCAACATGCTCCGTAACACCGGCATCGAGGTCCCCCGCGAACGCATCCAGGTACGCAACGTGGCCGCGGTCATGGTCACCGCCAAGCTGTTCCCGTTCCTGAAACGCGGATCGAACATCGACGTAACGGTTTCCAGCATCGGCGACGCCAAGAGCCTGGAAGGAGGCACCCTTTTGATGTCGCCGCTGCAGGCTACCGATGGGGAGATCTACGCCTTGGCCCAAGGCGCCTTGAGCATTGGCGGAATCAACAAGGACGGGCCGCAGGGAAAATCCTCCTACACCAAGAACCATCCCATGGTGGGGGAGATCCCCAATGGCGCCATCGTCCAGAAGGAAGCGCCCGGCGGAGCCATGACAACGGAAGATTTGCGTATCTCCTTGGCCAATCCTGACTACAGTTCGGCGGTGGCCATGGCCAAGAGCATCAATGCCAACTACAAGAAGCCCATCGCCGAAGCCAAGGATCCCGTCACGGTGAACGTGTCGGTCCCCGAGGAGTTCAAAGGCAAGCGCATGGAGTTCATCGCCGAAGTGGAAAACCTGGATTTCATGGTCTCGACCGTGGCCCGGGTGGTCCTGAACGAGAAGACCGGGACCGTTATCGCCGGGGGCAACGTGAGCATTTCCGAAGTGGCGGTGTCCCAAGGGAGCATCGTCGTCCAAGTGAAGGACAACCAACAGGCGCAAATATCCAACACCAACGCGGCCAACTCGGGGACGACCCAAATCCAGAACTCGACCTCGAATGAGGACGTCTCCGTCAATGAACCCAAAGCGGAAATGAAGGTCCTACCGACCAGTTCCAACGTGGCCGATTTGGCAAAGTCCCTGAACGCCTTGGGCGTGACCCCGCGCGATATCATCGCCATCT
- a CDS encoding flagellar basal body L-ring protein FlgH: protein MRKSNLIPMALLSAFAIAGAQALPHNYSLYTDKKAKRAEDVITVLIVENAKASNDTKSATDKSQDAGVDIKGATVTWPGAVANGITPAVGFSGGVHQKYNGQGTTAREGEVKATLSARIVAVYDNGNLLIEGNKEVEVNNEKEILRVSGIVRPEDISPDNTVMSEKIADARIQYTGSGDNHQAARPGLLARFFNWVF, encoded by the coding sequence ATGCGTAAATCCAATCTCATCCCGATGGCGCTCCTTTCCGCCTTCGCTATAGCGGGGGCCCAGGCCTTGCCGCATAATTATTCGCTCTACACGGACAAGAAGGCCAAGCGCGCCGAGGACGTGATCACCGTGCTGATCGTGGAAAACGCCAAGGCCAGCAACGATACCAAGAGCGCCACGGATAAGTCCCAGGATGCGGGAGTGGATATCAAAGGCGCCACGGTTACCTGGCCCGGTGCGGTTGCCAATGGGATTACGCCCGCGGTCGGCTTTTCGGGGGGCGTGCACCAGAAATACAACGGACAGGGGACGACGGCGCGCGAAGGCGAGGTCAAGGCCACCTTGTCGGCCCGCATCGTGGCGGTCTACGACAACGGCAACCTCCTGATCGAAGGCAACAAGGAAGTCGAAGTGAATAACGAAAAGGAAATCCTACGCGTGTCCGGCATCGTACGGCCGGAGGATATCTCCCCGGACAATACCGTGATGTCCGAGAAGATCGCGGACGCGCGTATCCAATATACCGGCTCGGGCGATAACCATCAGGCCGCCCGCCCCGGCCTCCTGGCTCGCTTTTTCAACTGGGTTTTTTGA